A section of the Manis javanica isolate MJ-LG unplaced genomic scaffold, MJ_LKY HiC_scaffold_25, whole genome shotgun sequence genome encodes:
- the ZP1 gene encoding LOW QUALITY PROTEIN: zona pellucida sperm-binding protein 1 (The sequence of the model RefSeq protein was modified relative to this genomic sequence to represent the inferred CDS: inserted 5 bases in 4 codons; substituted 3 bases at 3 genomic stop codons), with product MAGASAMVWDTARLCWWPLRLGQQPQPEAGLPGLXHSXDCGVKGMKLLVAPHPPPASSDKESRGLPPEGGGPTPHHMRKEGRSVSTLICPXPGCTWARDSHWAPPMVFSLPTPHTHPLHPAAEHSFVHPSPATPSLGPGPTHLTPAQPRWGALGLTGQHAGWPLGAYIPCIVGSSEETCQQACCCXSTRKGPCYYGNTATVQCLRNGXLHLVFRETALIHRVTLANIHLAFALTRKTVSFVVFYSPLPNXGSSVQVVGNQLIWGNHLSGLDVQMGSQGSTMQEGAFRTVDDQGYSVSFFPQIPEAQPLQAHEPLSLQTSFLSHSQRLTVATFPLLDKPVMESLQHQEFRLYHQAGEGASQASRGLCCPRQRQSGPRLGLSMRRASCLQSTQLQTQPSGAQSPSGKQCTWLSVSSGGAAVSVRVHMSRFQPACLASGSMNLAWVLDPMSLPQCVLPTVLSQSLALWSSHQAYFCSASACSPPGLETCSATCSSGTAAQDDTPPLDGLQRSHSHHDPARPQSMASSPGPGGSEDSXGQEPVPGPSGLGPQMCRPNRKG from the exons ATGGCAGGAGCGTCCGCCATGGTCTGGGACACTGCACGGCTCTGCTGGTGGCCACTCCGGCTGGGGCAGCAGCCACAGCCTGAGGCTGGTCTCCCAGGCC TGCACAGCTAGGACTGTGGGGTCAAGGGCATGAAGTTGCTGGtggctccccaccctccccctgcCAG CAGCGACAAGGAGAGCAGAGGCCTACCGCCTGAGGGTGGCGGCCCCACCCCTCACCAcatgaggaaggagggaagaag CGTCAGCACTCTCATCTGTCCCTAACCCGGCTGCACCTGGGCTCGGGACTCCCACTGGGCCCCACCCATGGTGTTCTCACTTCCTACGCCTCATACTCATCCCCTCCACCCTGCCGCAGAGCACAGCTTCGTCCATCCGTCCCCTGCCACACCGTCCCTTGGACCTGGACCCACCCACCTCACCCCAGCGCAGCCCCGGTGGGGAGCACTGGGATTAACAGGCCA GCATGCTGGGTGGCCTCTGGGCGCATACATCCCCTGCATAGTGGGAAGTTCAGAGGAAACCTGTCAGCAGGCCTGCTGCT CTAGTACCAGAAAGGGTCCCTGTTACTATGGCAACACAG CAACTGTCCAGTGCCTCAGAAATGG ACTTCACCTGGTGTTCCGAGAAACAGCCTTGATACACAGGGTCACGCTGGCCAACATCCACCTGGCCTTTGCCCTCACCAGAAAGACGGTGTCCTTTGTGGTCTTCTACTCCCCCCTGCCCA GGGGCTCCTCCGTCCAG GTGGTTGGCAACCAGCTCATCTGGGGGAACCATCTGTCTGGCCTTGATGTCCAAATGGGGTCCCAGGGCTCCACCATGCAGGAAGGTGCCTTCAG AACTGTGGATGACCAAGGGTACAGCGTCTCTTTCTTCCCCCAGATCCCAGAGGCACAGCCCCTGCAGGCTCACGAGCCCCTCTCCCTACAGACCTCCTTCCTGTCTCACAGCCAGCGTCTCACTGTTGCCACCTTCCCCCTCCTGGATAAGCCTGTCATGGAATCCCTACAGCACCAG GAATTCCGTCTCTATCATCAGGCAGGAGAGGGAGCGAGCCAGGCCTCCCGGGGGCTCTGCTGTCCGAGGCAGCGTCAGAGCGGGCCACGGCTGGGGCTCTCCATGCGCAGGGCTTCCTGCCTGCAAAGCACTCAACTGCAAACTCAGCCATCAGGAGCACAGAGTCCAAGTGGGAAGCAATGCACATGGCTCTCTGTCTCATCAGGAGGGGCTGCGGTCTCGGTCCGGGTCCACATGTCCAGATTTCAGCCCGCCTGTCTGGCCAGCGGCAGCATGAACTTGGCCTGGGTCCTGGATCCTATGTCCCTCCCTCAGTGTGTCCTGCCCACAGTTCTGAGCCAGTCCCTGGCCTTGTGGTCTTCCCACCAGGCTTACTTCTGCAGCGCCTCTGCCTGCTCCCCACCAGGGCTGGAGACTTGCTCAGCTACGTGCAGCTCTGGGACTGCAG CCCAAGATGACACTCCTCCCCTGGATGGACTGCAAAGATCCCACAGCCACCATGACCCTGCTAGGCCCCAGAGCATGGCGAGCTCTCCAGGGCCAGGAGGCTCTGAGGATTCTTAGGGGCAGGAGCCTGTGCCGGGGCCCTCAGGCCTCGGCCCCCAGATGTGCAGACCAAACAGGAAAGGGTAG